One genomic segment of Streptomyces niveus includes these proteins:
- a CDS encoding SRPBCC family protein, whose amino-acid sequence MRSVTVSIDVPQTPEQVYDFLDVMAHHERFTDHYLTNWRYSGPARGIGSGATVTAALGGTEADVTIEVVEAEPPRRIVERNIGAAGRRRAHGTYDIEPLPSGDGSRVSFTYAWVRAPLTDRLLAPAVRAMMRRANRTVMRRLAAELAGSGS is encoded by the coding sequence GAGGTCTGTCACCGTGTCGATCGACGTACCGCAAACCCCCGAGCAGGTCTACGACTTCCTCGATGTCATGGCCCACCACGAGCGATTCACCGACCACTATCTGACCAACTGGCGCTACAGCGGCCCCGCTCGCGGCATCGGCTCGGGCGCCACCGTCACCGCCGCGCTGGGCGGTACGGAGGCCGACGTCACCATCGAGGTCGTCGAGGCGGAGCCGCCCCGGCGGATCGTCGAGCGGAACATCGGCGCGGCGGGCCGGCGGCGGGCGCACGGCACCTACGACATCGAACCGCTGCCGTCCGGCGACGGGAGCCGGGTCTCGTTCACCTACGCGTGGGTGCGCGCCCCGCTCACCGACCGTCTGCTGGCACCCGCCGTCCGGGCCATGATGCGCCGCGCGAACCGGACGGTCATGCGCCGCCTGGCGGCCGAACTGGCCGGGTCCGGCTCCTGA